In one Alosa alosa isolate M-15738 ecotype Scorff River chromosome 14, AALO_Geno_1.1, whole genome shotgun sequence genomic region, the following are encoded:
- the LOC125307206 gene encoding cytochrome b-245 light chain: protein MGKIEWAMWANEQALAAGLIYLTGGIVGVAGQFRGWEFAAFGIAAGAFVCLLEYPRSKRNKGTSMARTGQYCFTVCVKAFGPLTRNYYVRAFVHAALCVPGGFMLATVLGCVCLGIASLIYLSAAIHGEHWEPILPRTESRAPVAESVKKPPQNPPPRPPMELRRKRMDDLEGAAYINPIAVTANEF from the exons ATGGGGAAGATTGAATGGGCAATGTGGGCCAATGAGCAAGCCCTGGCGGCTGGTCTAA TTTACCTCACTGGTGGCATTGTTGGGGTGGCTGGCCAGTTCAGAGGTTGGGAGTTCGCCGCTTTTGGAAT TGCAGCTGGggcttttgtttgtcttttggaATACCCCAGAAGTAAAAGGAATAAGGGCACCAGTATGGCAAGAAC GGGCCAGTACTGTTTCACAGTTTGTGTGAAAGCCTTTGGACCCCTGACACGGAACTATTATGTCAGGGCATTTGTCCATGCTGC ACTCTGTGTTCCTGGTGGCTTCATGCTTGCCACTGTCTTGGGGTGTGTTTGTCTGGGAATAGCAAGCCTCATTTACCTATCA GCAGCTATCCATGGGGAGCACTGGGAGCCCATCCTGCCCAGGACTGAGTCTCGTGCACCAGTAGCAGAGAGTGTAAAGAAACCCCCTCAGAACCCTCCACCCCGACCACCTATGGAGCTCCGCAGGAAAAGGATGGATGACCTGGAGGGTGCCGCGTACATCAACCCCATAGCTGTCACTGCTAATGAATTCTAA
- the mvda gene encoding diphosphomevalonate decarboxylase — MPDDSSHKPTMVTCTAPVNIAVIKYWGKRDKDLILPVNSSLSVTLHQDQLKTTTTVAYCRDFEEDRIWLNGKEEDINQPRLQSCLREIRRLARKRRSNKDSTSDMSALSYKVHICSSNNFPTAAGLASSAAGYACLVYTLARLFGVEGELSCVARQGSGSACRSMYGGFVQWKMGEKDDGKDSLAEQVETETHWPELRVLVLVVSAERKPVGSTSGMQTSVETSKLLKYRADSVVPGRMDEMISAIKRKDFAAFAELTMKDSNQFHATCLDTYPPIFYLNDVSRRVINLVHRYNSHYGETRVAYTFDAGPNAVIYTLQDHASEFVQVVRHFFPAETNGGQFLKGLPVASTTVSDELKNAIGMEPLPKGISYIINTKAGPGPRIEEDSDLHLLGSDGLPKNTV; from the exons ATGCCGGATGACAGCAGCCACAAACCTACTATGGTCACATGTACGGCACCTGTGAACATCGCCGTAATTAAATATT GGGGCAAGAGGGATAAGGATCTTATTCTGCCAGTGAACTCTTCGCTCAGCGTCACTCTTCACCAAGACCAG CTCAAAACCACAACTACCGTTGCATACTGCAGAGACTTTGAAGAGGATCGCATTTGGCTAAATGGCAAAGAGGAAGATATCAACCAGCCTAGACTCCAGTCGTGTCTCAGAGAAA TACGAAGGCTGGCCCGGAAGAGACGAAGCAACAAGGATTCTACTAGTGATATGTCTGCATTATCTTACAAAGTCCATATCTGTTCCAGTAATAACTTCCCCACAGCGGCTGGTCTGGCATCATCTGCTGCTGGCTATGCCTGTCTAG TGTACACATTGGCACGGTTATTTGGAGTAGAGGGAGAGTTGTCCTGCGTGGCCAGGCAGGGCTCGGGCAGTGCTTGCAGGAGCATGTACGGAGGCTTTGTCCAGTGGAAGATGGGTGAGAAGGACGATGGGAAGGACAGCCTGGCGGAGCAGGTGGAGACCGAGACCCACTGGCCTGAACTTAGAGTGCTGGTCTTGGTG GTGAGTGCGGAGAGGAAGCCTGTCGGGAGCACCTCAGGCATGCAAACAAGTGTGGAGACAAGCAAGCTTTTAAAG TATCGGGCAGACAGTGTTGTGCCTGGGAGGATGGATGAAATGATCAGTGCCATCAAGAGGAAGGACTTTGCTGCTTTTGCAGAACTGACCATGAAGGACAGCAACCAGTTCCACGCCACCTGCCTTGACACGTATCCCCCTATTTTCTACCTCAACGACGTGTCCCGAAGAGTCATTAACCTTGTCCACCGCTACAATAGCCATTATGGAGAGACAAGG GTGGCGTACACATTTGATGCAGGCCCAAATGCAGTCATCTACACCTTGCAGGATCATGCATCAGAATTTGTTCAAGTGGTCCGTCACTTCTTCCCAGCGGAGACCAATGGTGGACA GTTTCTCAAAGGCCTCCCAGTAGCTTCCACCACAGTCTCAGATGAACTGAAGAATGCCATTGGGATGGAGCCCCTGCCCAAAGGAATCAGCTACATCATCAACACAAAG GCTGGCCCTGGACCACGCATTGAGGAAGACTCAGATCTTCATCTGCTGGGCTCGGATGGCCTGCCTAAGAACACTGTCTAA